Proteins from a genomic interval of Pseudoruegeria sp. SHC-113:
- a CDS encoding peptidylprolyl isomerase: MSKRHTLMIGALCAAALSAPAFAEEVTAETVLATVNGQEITMGHIIAARATLPDQFQSAPDEALFEGLLENLIQQAVLASALEEVPTAIKLAGENAVRSLEAGAAIDAAIEAGITEEMVQEAYEARIAGFEPQREFNASHILLETEEEAAAVKELLEGGADFAETAKEKSTGPSGPNGGQLGWFGLGMMVAPFEEAVVALEPGQISAPVQTQFGWHVILLNEARDSQPPALDELREELTAEMEQAVAEEYIASLDGSATIERADVSAIDPATIRNIDLINN; encoded by the coding sequence ATGTCCAAACGCCATACGCTGATGATCGGTGCCCTGTGCGCCGCCGCCCTGTCTGCCCCTGCTTTCGCCGAGGAAGTCACTGCCGAAACCGTGCTGGCCACGGTGAACGGGCAAGAGATCACGATGGGTCACATCATCGCGGCCCGCGCCACGCTGCCCGACCAGTTCCAGTCCGCCCCCGATGAGGCGCTGTTTGAAGGGCTGCTTGAGAACCTGATCCAGCAGGCCGTTCTGGCCAGCGCGCTGGAAGAAGTGCCGACCGCGATCAAGCTGGCCGGTGAGAACGCCGTGCGCAGCCTTGAAGCCGGTGCCGCGATCGACGCCGCCATCGAAGCCGGCATCACCGAAGAGATGGTGCAGGAGGCCTACGAGGCCCGCATCGCCGGGTTCGAGCCGCAACGCGAATTCAACGCGTCCCACATCCTGCTGGAAACCGAGGAAGAAGCCGCCGCCGTCAAGGAACTGCTGGAAGGCGGCGCCGATTTCGCCGAGACCGCGAAAGAGAAATCCACGGGCCCCTCCGGCCCCAATGGCGGCCAGCTGGGCTGGTTCGGCCTTGGCATGATGGTCGCCCCCTTCGAGGAGGCCGTCGTGGCGCTTGAGCCCGGCCAGATCTCCGCGCCGGTGCAGACGCAATTCGGCTGGCACGTGATCCTGCTGAACGAAGCCCGCGACAGCCAGCCCCCCGCGCTGGACGAACTGCGCGAGGAACTCACCGCCGAGATGGAGCAGGCCGTGGCCGAGGAATACATCGCCTCGCTCGATGGCAGCGCCACGATCGAGCGCGCGGATGTCTCCGCCATCGATCCGGCCACCATCCGCAACATCGACCTGATCAACAACTGA
- the mutT gene encoding 8-oxo-dGTP diphosphatase MutT, whose amino-acid sequence MKTVLVSAVALVDVDGRVLIAQRPEGKTMAGLWEFPGGKVEPGETPEVALIRELQEELGINTWESCLAPLTFASHSYESFHLLMPLYICRKWEGTVVPREGQTIKWAFAKDLAKYPMPAADIPLIPILRDWL is encoded by the coding sequence GTGAAAACGGTCCTTGTTTCGGCCGTCGCGCTCGTCGATGTCGACGGGCGCGTGCTGATCGCTCAGCGCCCGGAAGGCAAAACCATGGCCGGGCTCTGGGAGTTTCCCGGCGGCAAGGTCGAACCGGGCGAAACGCCCGAAGTCGCCCTGATCCGAGAACTGCAGGAAGAGCTGGGTATCAACACCTGGGAAAGCTGCCTCGCGCCGCTCACCTTCGCGAGCCACAGTTACGAATCATTTCACCTTCTGATGCCGCTCTACATCTGCCGAAAGTGGGAAGGCACGGTCGTGCCCCGCGAAGGGCAGACTATTAAATGGGCCTTTGCAAAAGATCTGGCCAAATACCCGATGCCAGCGGCCGACATCCCCCTGATCCCGATACTTCGCGACTGGTTGTGA
- the argJ gene encoding bifunctional glutamate N-acetyltransferase/amino-acid acetyltransferase ArgJ: MGTQKEKIVSPLAPAGGFPDLPPIKGAEFAAGAAGVRYAGRTDVMLARLAPGTAIAGVFTRSATRAAPVLDCEAKLGGDASEGAAIIVNSGNANAFTGKNGQDAVDKVTGAVAEALGLPRARVFSASTGVIGEPLPHARITAKIADLAAALSPTAQKDAAAAIMTTDTFPKGATASVNGVTISGFAKGSGMIAPDMATMLVYIFADAKIAQPLLQKVLSELTDVTFNCITVDSDTSTSDALLLCATGQAEAEEITEANVGPFRDALHGVMLDLAHQVVRDGEGATKFVEVAVTGAASDEDARKVALATANSPLVKTAIAGEDPNWGRVVMAVGKSGAKADRDLLSIRFGDVLVAEKGWVSPSYAEAQGAAYMKQQDLVIGVDLGLGAGKATVWTCDLTHRYIEINADYRS; the protein is encoded by the coding sequence ATGGGCACACAGAAAGAAAAAATCGTTTCTCCGCTTGCCCCGGCAGGCGGCTTCCCTGACCTGCCCCCGATCAAAGGGGCAGAGTTCGCCGCCGGTGCCGCGGGTGTCCGCTACGCGGGCCGCACCGACGTGATGCTCGCACGGCTCGCGCCGGGCACGGCGATTGCCGGCGTCTTTACCCGCTCCGCCACCCGCGCGGCACCTGTGCTGGATTGCGAAGCCAAACTCGGCGGCGACGCCAGCGAAGGGGCCGCGATCATCGTAAACTCCGGCAACGCCAATGCGTTCACCGGCAAGAACGGGCAGGACGCGGTGGACAAGGTGACGGGCGCCGTGGCCGAGGCCCTCGGCCTTCCGCGCGCCCGCGTGTTCAGCGCCTCCACCGGCGTGATCGGCGAGCCCCTGCCCCACGCGCGCATCACCGCCAAGATCGCCGATCTGGCCGCCGCGCTCTCGCCCACCGCCCAGAAGGACGCCGCCGCCGCCATCATGACGACGGACACCTTCCCCAAGGGAGCAACGGCTTCCGTGAACGGGGTGACGATCTCGGGCTTTGCGAAGGGCTCCGGCATGATCGCGCCCGATATGGCGACGATGCTTGTCTATATCTTCGCCGACGCAAAGATCGCTCAGCCGCTGCTGCAGAAGGTGCTCTCCGAGCTCACGGACGTGACCTTCAACTGCATCACCGTTGATAGTGACACCTCCACGTCTGATGCGCTGCTGCTCTGCGCCACCGGGCAGGCCGAGGCCGAGGAGATCACCGAAGCCAATGTGGGCCCCTTCCGCGACGCGCTGCACGGCGTGATGCTGGATCTCGCCCATCAGGTGGTGCGCGACGGTGAAGGCGCGACGAAATTCGTCGAGGTCGCCGTAACCGGCGCAGCCTCGGACGAGGACGCCCGCAAGGTGGCGCTGGCCACCGCCAACTCCCCGCTCGTGAAAACCGCGATTGCCGGTGAGGATCCCAACTGGGGCCGCGTGGTGATGGCTGTCGGCAAATCCGGCGCCAAGGCCGATCGCGATCTGCTCTCGATCCGTTTCGGCGATGTGCTGGTGGCCGAGAAGGGTTGGGTCTCGCCCAGCTACGCCGAGGCCCAGGGCGCGGCTTACATGAAGCAGCAGGATCTGGTGATCGGCGTGGATCTGGGGCTGGGTGCGGGCAAGGCCACCGTCTGGACCTGTGATCTCACGCACCGCTACATCGAGATCAACGCGGATTACCGCTCGTGA
- the mgrA gene encoding L-glyceraldehyde 3-phosphate reductase, with translation MPYTPAPDRYERMPYRRCGRSGLKLPAISLGLWHNFGHDTSHEVKRAICQTAFDNGITHFDLANNYGPPPGSAEEAFGEILKTDFAGYRDELIISSKAGYMMWDGPYGEFGSRKYLMASCDQSLKRMGLDYVDIFYSHRFDPETPLEETMQALHDIVRAGKALYVGISSYNSQRTQEAAAILKDLGTPCLIHQPSYNMLNRWVEEDGLKQTLKDLGIGSIAFTPLAQGLLTGKYLNGVPEGSRATQGKSLNPALVNEDSVKKLNKLNEIAQARGQTLAQMAIAWVLREGGITTALIGASKPSQVEDCVGAVGNLEFTAEELAAIDAYTDLGQINLWARSSDS, from the coding sequence ATGCCCTATACCCCTGCCCCCGACCGCTACGAACGCATGCCCTACCGCCGCTGCGGGCGCTCCGGGCTGAAGCTTCCGGCGATCTCGCTCGGGCTGTGGCACAACTTCGGGCATGACACCTCCCACGAGGTGAAGCGCGCGATCTGCCAGACGGCCTTTGACAACGGCATCACCCATTTCGATCTGGCCAACAACTACGGCCCGCCCCCGGGCAGCGCCGAGGAAGCCTTTGGCGAGATCCTGAAAACCGATTTCGCCGGCTACCGCGATGAGCTGATCATCTCGTCCAAGGCCGGCTACATGATGTGGGACGGCCCCTACGGCGAGTTCGGCTCGCGCAAATACCTGATGGCTTCCTGCGATCAGAGCCTCAAGCGCATGGGGCTCGACTATGTGGACATCTTCTATTCCCACCGCTTCGACCCGGAGACGCCGCTGGAGGAAACCATGCAGGCGCTGCATGACATCGTGCGGGCGGGTAAGGCGCTCTACGTGGGGATTTCCTCCTACAACTCCCAGCGCACGCAGGAAGCCGCGGCGATCCTGAAGGATCTCGGCACGCCCTGCCTGATTCACCAGCCGAGCTACAACATGCTCAACCGCTGGGTGGAGGAAGACGGGCTGAAGCAGACGCTGAAAGATCTGGGCATCGGCTCCATCGCCTTCACGCCGCTGGCGCAGGGGCTGCTGACGGGGAAATACCTGAACGGCGTGCCCGAAGGCAGCCGCGCGACGCAGGGCAAATCCCTGAACCCGGCGCTGGTGAATGAAGACTCGGTGAAGAAGCTCAACAAGCTGAATGAGATCGCGCAGGCGCGGGGGCAGACGCTGGCGCAGATGGCGATTGCCTGGGTTCTGCGTGAAGGCGGCATCACCACGGCGCTGATCGGGGCGTCCAAACCTTCGCAGGTAGAAGATTGCGTCGGCGCGGTGGGCAATCTGGAGTTCACCGCCGAAGAGCTTGCCGCGATCGATGCATACACCGATCTGGGGCAGATCAACCTCTGGGCGCGGTCGTCGGATTCGTAA
- a CDS encoding CDGSH iron-sulfur domain-containing protein, whose product MSDETPKIEERENGPLIAKHIHSLTGEDGAALEVKPVMALCRCGQSANKPFCDGTHTKVGFESRGGKPEGPDKFFTYEGKEVTVSFNPRLCGHAAECGRIASNIFDANKKPWVQPDNGTVAEVEAVVAACPSGALQMGTPPETMVAEGRAEIMIQKDGPYWVTEVPVETDSSAEGISERKNILCRCGKSGNKPYCDGTHRSAGWKSGD is encoded by the coding sequence ATGAGTGACGAGACCCCGAAAATCGAAGAGCGCGAGAACGGGCCGCTCATAGCGAAACACATCCACAGCCTGACGGGTGAGGATGGCGCGGCGCTGGAGGTGAAACCTGTGATGGCGCTCTGCCGCTGCGGGCAAAGCGCGAACAAGCCCTTCTGCGATGGCACGCACACCAAGGTTGGCTTTGAAAGCCGGGGCGGCAAGCCCGAAGGCCCAGACAAGTTCTTCACCTATGAGGGCAAGGAGGTGACGGTTTCCTTCAACCCGCGCCTCTGTGGCCATGCGGCGGAATGCGGGCGGATCGCCTCCAACATTTTCGACGCGAACAAGAAGCCCTGGGTGCAGCCGGACAATGGCACCGTGGCCGAGGTGGAAGCCGTAGTGGCGGCCTGCCCGTCGGGCGCGCTGCAGATGGGCACGCCGCCGGAAACCATGGTGGCTGAGGGCCGCGCGGAGATCATGATCCAGAAGGATGGGCCCTATTGGGTCACCGAGGTCCCGGTGGAGACGGACTCCTCGGCTGAAGGGATCTCGGAGCGGAAAAACATCCTCTGCCGCTGCGGGAAATCCGGGAACAAACCTTATTGCGATGGCACGCACCGCAGCGCGGGGTGGAAGAGCGGGGACTGA
- the infB gene encoding translation initiation factor IF-2: MSDSDGKKTLGLRGGPRSGNVKQSFSHGRTKNVVVETKRKRVVVPKPGATKSAGGGTPGGDASKRPAGISEAELQRRMKALQLAKAREAEDEERRKAEEEERAAERERRRAEQEAKEREEQEREERARQRAEEEERKAKEEAEAKKREAADAARAKEQRAAASAAAATEPGQEASSGPRGGGKPAGGDRKPDRDAKGDRPARKGGRDDGRRSGKLTLNQALSGGDGRQRSVAAMRRKQERARQKAMGGSQEREKVIREVQLPETIVVSELANRMAERVADVVKELMKMGMMVNQNQPIDADTAELIIEEFGHKMVRVSDADVEDVIDTVEDKEEDLVDRPPVITIMGHVDHGKTSLLDAIRDAKVVAGEAGGITQHIGAYQVTTDSGSVLTFLDTPGHAAFTSMRARGAQVTDIVVLVVAADDSVMPQTIEAINHAKAAGVPMIVAINKCDKPQADAMRVRTELLQHEVVVEAMSGEVQDVEVSALTGQGLDELLEAIALQAEILELKANPKRAASGAVIEAQLDVGRGPVATVLVQNGTLRQGDIFVVGEQWGKVRALINDKGDRVEEAGPSVPVEVLGLNGTPEAGDVLNVVDTEAQAREIAEYREQAAKDKRAAAGAATTLEQLMAKAKEDQNMAELPILVKADVQGSAEAIVQAMEKIGNDEVRVRVLHSGVGAITESDIGLAEASGAPVFGFNVRANASARNTANQKGIEIRYYSVIYDLVDDVKAAASGLLSAEIREKFIGYASIKEVFKVTGVGKVAGCLVTEGVARRSAGVRLLRDDVVIHEGTLKTLKRFKDEVKEVQSGQECGMAFENYDDIRPGDVIEIFEREEVERTL; the protein is encoded by the coding sequence ATGAGCGATAGCGACGGCAAAAAGACACTTGGCCTGCGTGGCGGGCCGCGTTCGGGCAATGTGAAACAGAGCTTTTCCCATGGCCGCACGAAGAACGTGGTCGTGGAAACCAAGCGCAAGCGCGTTGTGGTGCCCAAGCCCGGCGCCACGAAGTCTGCTGGCGGCGGCACGCCGGGTGGCGATGCCTCCAAACGTCCGGCCGGGATTTCCGAGGCCGAACTGCAGCGCCGCATGAAGGCGCTTCAGCTTGCCAAGGCCCGCGAGGCCGAGGATGAAGAGCGCCGCAAGGCCGAAGAGGAAGAGCGCGCCGCCGAGCGGGAGCGCCGCCGGGCCGAGCAGGAAGCCAAGGAACGCGAAGAGCAGGAGCGCGAAGAGCGTGCCCGCCAGCGTGCCGAGGAAGAAGAGCGCAAGGCCAAGGAAGAAGCCGAGGCCAAGAAACGCGAAGCCGCCGATGCGGCCCGCGCCAAGGAACAACGCGCAGCAGCCTCTGCCGCCGCGGCCACCGAGCCCGGCCAAGAGGCCAGCAGCGGCCCGCGTGGTGGCGGCAAGCCGGCCGGTGGTGATCGCAAGCCCGACCGTGACGCCAAGGGCGATCGCCCGGCACGCAAAGGGGGCCGCGACGATGGCCGCCGCTCCGGCAAGCTGACGCTGAACCAGGCGCTCTCTGGTGGCGATGGCCGCCAGCGCTCCGTGGCGGCAATGCGCCGCAAGCAGGAACGCGCCCGCCAGAAGGCGATGGGCGGTTCGCAAGAGCGTGAAAAGGTGATCCGCGAGGTGCAGCTGCCCGAGACGATCGTCGTCTCCGAGCTAGCCAACCGTATGGCCGAGCGCGTGGCTGACGTGGTGAAAGAGCTCATGAAAATGGGCATGATGGTCAACCAGAACCAGCCGATCGACGCCGACACCGCGGAGCTGATCATCGAGGAATTCGGCCACAAGATGGTCCGGGTGTCCGATGCTGACGTGGAAGACGTGATCGATACGGTCGAGGACAAGGAAGAGGATCTCGTCGATCGTCCGCCGGTCATCACCATCATGGGCCACGTGGACCACGGCAAGACCTCGCTTCTGGACGCGATCCGCGATGCGAAAGTGGTGGCTGGCGAAGCCGGCGGCATCACCCAGCACATCGGCGCCTACCAGGTGACGACGGACTCCGGCTCCGTGCTGACGTTCCTCGACACTCCGGGCCACGCCGCCTTCACCTCGATGCGCGCCCGTGGCGCGCAGGTGACGGACATTGTGGTGCTCGTTGTGGCTGCGGATGACTCCGTGATGCCGCAGACGATCGAGGCCATCAACCACGCGAAAGCGGCGGGTGTGCCGATGATCGTGGCGATCAACAAATGCGACAAGCCGCAGGCGGACGCGATGCGCGTGCGCACCGAACTGCTGCAGCATGAGGTTGTCGTGGAAGCCATGTCGGGTGAAGTGCAGGACGTTGAAGTCTCCGCGCTGACCGGTCAGGGCCTCGACGAACTGCTCGAAGCCATCGCGCTTCAGGCCGAGATCCTTGAGCTGAAGGCCAACCCGAAACGCGCCGCGTCCGGTGCCGTGATCGAAGCCCAGCTGGACGTGGGCCGCGGTCCCGTCGCGACCGTGCTGGTTCAGAACGGCACCCTGCGCCAGGGCGACATCTTCGTCGTCGGCGAGCAGTGGGGCAAGGTTCGCGCGCTGATCAACGACAAGGGCGACCGCGTCGAAGAGGCCGGGCCGTCCGTGCCCGTCGAGGTGCTGGGCCTGAACGGCACGCCGGAAGCAGGTGACGTTCTGAACGTCGTCGACACCGAGGCACAGGCCCGCGAGATCGCCGAATACCGTGAGCAGGCCGCGAAGGACAAACGCGCTGCTGCCGGTGCTGCGACGACGCTGGAACAGCTGATGGCGAAGGCCAAAGAAGATCAGAACATGGCCGAGCTGCCGATTCTGGTGAAGGCCGACGTGCAGGGCTCTGCCGAGGCTATCGTTCAGGCGATGGAAAAGATCGGCAACGACGAGGTGCGCGTGCGCGTGCTGCACTCCGGTGTGGGCGCGATCACCGAATCCGACATCGGCCTTGCGGAAGCCTCCGGCGCGCCGGTCTTCGGCTTCAACGTCCGGGCCAATGCTTCGGCGCGCAACACCGCGAACCAGAAGGGCATCGAGATCCGCTACTACTCGGTGATCTACGATCTGGTGGACGACGTGAAGGCAGCCGCTTCCGGCCTGCTCTCCGCTGAAATCCGCGAGAAGTTCATCGGCTATGCTTCGATCAAGGAAGTCTTCAAGGTGACGGGCGTTGGCAAGGTTGCCGGCTGTCTGGTGACCGAGGGCGTTGCCCGCCGCTCCGCCGGCGTGCGCCTGCTGCGCGACGACGTGGTGATCCACGAAGGCACGCTGAAGACGCTCAAGCGCTTCAAGGACGAGGTCAAGGAAGTCCAGTCCGGCCAGGAATGCGGGATGGCTTTCGAGAACTACGACGACATCCGTCCGGGCGACGTGATCGAGATCTTCGAACGCGAAGAGGTCGAGCGCACGCTCTAA
- a CDS encoding NYN domain-containing protein, translated as MRVRVYVDGFNFYYRRLRSSNYKWVNLRLLSQELVQSDDVVEGIRYFTADVSSRSGDPDAPTRQATYFRALKTIPELSIHKGKFLPKKITRPLVSDPATFVTVHDTEEKGSDVNLASYLLMDAFCDSYDLALIFSQDTDLLEPIRMVKQELGKKIVVAWLDGGAPSKRLRSFADSVRHVSDGMLQRSQFPETVRGRGGSRIVKPNSW; from the coding sequence ATGCGCGTACGTGTGTATGTAGACGGATTCAATTTCTACTATCGAAGACTACGCTCATCAAATTACAAATGGGTCAACCTTAGGCTTCTTTCTCAAGAGCTAGTTCAGTCGGATGATGTGGTTGAAGGAATAAGGTACTTTACGGCAGATGTTTCAAGTCGATCAGGTGATCCTGATGCGCCTACAAGGCAGGCTACGTACTTTAGAGCTTTGAAAACAATCCCAGAGCTTTCAATACATAAGGGAAAGTTTCTTCCTAAGAAAATAACAAGACCCCTTGTCTCTGATCCAGCTACATTTGTTACAGTTCATGACACGGAAGAGAAGGGTAGTGACGTAAACTTAGCATCTTACCTATTAATGGATGCATTTTGTGACAGCTACGATCTAGCTCTCATATTTTCGCAAGACACCGATCTCCTTGAGCCGATTAGAATGGTAAAGCAGGAGCTGGGGAAGAAAATTGTTGTCGCGTGGCTTGATGGCGGAGCGCCTAGTAAAAGACTCAGGTCCTTTGCAGATTCAGTACGGCACGTTTCGGATGGGATGCTTCAACGTTCTCAGTTTCCGGAAACCGTACGTGGTCGCGGTGGCTCTAGGATCGTAAAACCCAACAGTTGGTGA
- a CDS encoding RNA-binding protein — protein MSRGGRDKDRGEPERRCIATGEVAPKAGLIRFVVGPDGTVVPDLAEKLPGRGLWVSADRAALELAAKKKLFSRAARQQVAVPEGLADHVEALLARRVVDLISLARKAGLAVTGFEKVKDWIVSGRGAVLIQANDGSERGKSKLRPPPGKGAYIDVLSASELGLAFGRENVIHGALAAGGLTTRVVEEATKLTGLRDKNGGTSTGKGTKTT, from the coding sequence ATGTCACGGGGTGGCCGGGACAAGGATCGGGGAGAGCCCGAACGTCGGTGCATCGCCACCGGTGAGGTGGCGCCGAAAGCGGGCCTGATCCGCTTCGTCGTCGGCCCCGATGGCACCGTGGTGCCCGATCTGGCGGAAAAGCTGCCGGGCCGGGGGCTTTGGGTCTCGGCCGATCGTGCGGCGCTGGAGCTGGCGGCGAAGAAGAAGCTGTTCAGCCGCGCTGCCCGGCAGCAGGTCGCCGTGCCCGAGGGGCTGGCCGATCACGTCGAGGCGCTTCTGGCGCGACGGGTGGTCGATCTGATCTCGCTGGCGCGCAAGGCAGGGCTCGCGGTGACGGGCTTTGAGAAGGTGAAGGACTGGATCGTGTCGGGCCGTGGGGCCGTGCTGATCCAGGCAAATGATGGGTCGGAGCGTGGCAAGTCCAAGCTGCGCCCGCCGCCCGGAAAAGGGGCCTATATCGACGTTTTGAGCGCGTCGGAATTGGGTTTGGCTTTCGGACGGGAAAATGTGATACATGGCGCGCTCGCGGCTGGTGGACTCACGACACGTGTTGTAGAGGAAGCCACGAAACTTACGGGTTTGCGCGATAAGAACGGTGGAACGTCCACCGGAAAGGGTACGAAGACCACATGA
- the nusA gene encoding transcription termination factor NusA has translation MAITSANQLELLQTAEAVAREKMIDPGLVVEAMEESLARAAKSRYGAEMDIRVSIDRKTGKATFTRVRTVVADEELENYQAELTVEQAKQYMADPQIGDELRDEVPPVELGRIAAQSAKQVILQKVREAERDRQYEEFKDRAGTIINGLVKREEYGNVIVDVGRGEAVLRRNEKIGRESYRPNDRIRCYIKDVRREVRGPQIFLSRTAPEFMAELFKMEVPEIYDGIIEIKAVARDPGSRAKIAVISYDGSIDPVGACVGMRGSRVQAVVNELQGEKIDIIPWNEDAPTFLVNALQPAEVSKVVLDEDAGKIEVVVPDEQLSLAIGRRGQNVRLASQLTNLDIDIMTEAEESARRQAEFEERTKLFMDTLDLDEFFAQLLVSEGFTNLEEVAYVEQDELLVIDGVDEGTAEELQARARDYLEEQNRKALERARELGVEDSLVEFDGLTPQMIQALAEDGVKSLDDFATCADWELAGGWTTVDGQRVKDDGILEKFDVSLEEAQTLVMTARIQLGWVDPADLETDEEEEAELAEGEDTTTEDEA, from the coding sequence ATGGCAATTACCTCTGCAAACCAGCTCGAGCTGCTTCAGACGGCCGAGGCCGTTGCGCGCGAGAAGATGATCGATCCGGGCCTCGTTGTCGAAGCCATGGAGGAATCCCTCGCCCGCGCCGCCAAATCCCGCTACGGCGCCGAGATGGACATCCGTGTCTCCATCGACCGCAAGACGGGCAAGGCGACCTTCACCCGTGTGCGCACGGTGGTGGCCGATGAAGAGCTGGAGAACTACCAGGCAGAGCTGACCGTCGAGCAGGCCAAGCAATACATGGCCGACCCGCAGATCGGTGACGAGCTGCGCGACGAGGTGCCGCCGGTGGAACTGGGCCGCATCGCCGCCCAGAGCGCCAAGCAGGTGATCCTGCAGAAGGTGCGCGAAGCGGAGCGGGATCGTCAGTACGAAGAATTCAAGGATCGCGCCGGCACCATTATCAATGGCCTCGTGAAACGCGAAGAATACGGCAACGTGATCGTGGACGTGGGCCGCGGCGAAGCCGTGCTGCGCCGCAACGAGAAGATCGGCCGCGAAAGCTACCGCCCGAACGATCGCATCCGCTGCTACATCAAGGATGTGCGCCGCGAAGTGCGTGGCCCGCAGATCTTCCTCTCCCGCACCGCGCCGGAATTCATGGCCGAGCTGTTCAAGATGGAAGTGCCGGAAATTTATGACGGCATTATCGAGATCAAGGCCGTGGCCCGTGATCCCGGCTCCCGCGCCAAGATCGCTGTCATCTCCTACGATGGCTCCATCGATCCGGTGGGTGCCTGTGTGGGTATGCGCGGCTCCCGCGTGCAGGCCGTGGTGAACGAGCTGCAGGGCGAGAAGATCGATATTATCCCGTGGAACGAAGACGCGCCGACCTTCCTCGTGAACGCGCTGCAGCCGGCCGAAGTGTCGAAAGTGGTGCTGGATGAGGATGCTGGGAAGATCGAAGTCGTGGTGCCGGATGAGCAGCTTTCGCTCGCCATTGGCCGCCGGGGCCAGAACGTGCGCCTCGCCAGCCAGCTGACGAACCTCGATATCGACATCATGACCGAAGCCGAGGAATCGGCCCGCCGTCAGGCCGAGTTCGAAGAACGCACCAAGCTGTTCATGGACACGCTGGATCTGGACGAATTCTTCGCCCAGCTTCTGGTGTCTGAAGGCTTCACCAACCTCGAAGAGGTGGCCTACGTCGAGCAGGACGAACTGCTCGTGATCGACGGTGTGGACGAAGGTACCGCCGAAGAGCTGCAGGCCCGTGCCCGCGACTACCTTGAAGAGCAGAACCGTAAGGCGCTGGAACGCGCCCGTGAACTGGGCGTCGAAGACAGCCTGGTTGAATTTGACGGGCTGACCCCCCAGATGATTCAGGCGCTCGCCGAAGACGGTGTGAAATCGCTCGACGATTTCGCCACCTGCGCGGATTGGGAGCTGGCCGGTGGCTGGACGACCGTGGACGGGCAGCGCGTCAAGGATGACGGCATTCTCGAAAAGTTCGACGTCAGCCTCGAAGAAGCCCAGACCCTCGTGATGACGGCGCGTATCCAGCTTGGCTGGGTCGATCCGGCGGATCTGGAAACCGACGAAGAGGAAGAAGCCGAGCTCGCCGAGGGTGAAGACACCACCACGGAGGACGAGGCCTGA
- the rimP gene encoding ribosome maturation factor RimP encodes MSDLIAKAAIDRRLAEIVQPVIEDLGYELVRIRLMSGKTSTLQIMAERPEGGIEVDDCAKISTAVSAILDVEDPIADNYTLEVSSPGIDRPLTRLKDFDTFEGYEAKIETSELIDGRKRFKGILKGTEDGEVLIEIDNNGEDVIIGLTFEWLSDAKLVLTDELINEMLRQRKDAGIVDESQFDEIETEDEDTASEEE; translated from the coding sequence TTGTCTGACCTGATCGCCAAAGCCGCCATTGATCGGCGCCTTGCAGAGATCGTCCAGCCCGTGATCGAGGATCTGGGCTACGAGCTCGTGCGGATCCGCCTGATGAGCGGCAAGACCTCGACGCTGCAGATCATGGCCGAGCGCCCCGAAGGCGGTATCGAAGTGGACGATTGCGCGAAGATCTCCACGGCCGTGAGCGCCATTCTGGACGTGGAAGATCCGATCGCTGACAACTACACGCTGGAAGTCTCGAGCCCCGGCATCGACCGCCCCCTGACCCGGCTGAAGGATTTCGACACCTTCGAGGGCTATGAGGCCAAGATCGAGACGAGCGAGCTGATCGACGGCCGCAAGCGTTTCAAAGGCATCCTCAAGGGCACCGAGGATGGCGAGGTGCTGATCGAGATCGACAACAACGGCGAAGACGTGATCATCGGGCTGACCTTCGAGTGGCTGTCTGACGCCAAGCTCGTGCTCACCGATGAGCTGATCAATGAAATGCTGCGCCAGCGCAAAGACGCTGGAATCGTCGACGAAAGCCAGTTCGACGAGATCGAAACAGAAGACGAAGACACCGCTTCCGAGGAGGAGTGA